The following are from one region of the Alphaproteobacteria bacterium CG11_big_fil_rev_8_21_14_0_20_39_49 genome:
- a CDS encoding preprotein translocase subunit SecA, whose product MKFNSLAKKMFGTANDRILKSMQAIVNQINSLEEGIKSLSDDQLKNKTSEFKQRLKDGASIDDILPEAFAVVREVSWRVMGMRHFDVQLLGGIILHRGMIAEMKTGEGKTLSATLPVYLNALEGKGVHVVTVNDYLAQRDSKWMGQIYGFLGMSVSCVINSLDDEERQAAYGADITYGTNNEFGFDYLRDNMKFSKEEMVQRGFNYAIVDEVDSILIDEARTPLIISGPTEDNSELYHKVDKLIPLLDEKDYEKDEKARSVTLTEDGTEKIEQILKNEGLLEKDGNLYDLTSISLVHHINQALRAHTLFSKDTDYIVKDGKVIIIDEFTGRMMEGRRFSDGMHQALEAKENVPVQNENQTLASVTFQNYFRLYNKLAGMTGTAMTEANEFADIYKLEVVAVPPNLKVARIDDNDDIYSTALEKYEAIADKIEECHKSKQPVLVGTISIEQSELVASFLKKKKIPHNILNAKQHAKEAYIIAQAGRLGAVTIATNMAGRGTDIMLGGNFDMMVDEEITKSGSNADRKAIEIRIKEQIKNEKQKVIEAGGLFVLGTERHESRRIDNQLRGRSGRQGDPGMSKFYLSLEDDLMRIFGSEKIQGLLKTFGLKDGEAIAHPMISRSIEKAQQKVEAHNYEIRKSLLKFDDVMNDQRKVIYEQRLELMTTEDVSQDVKDMRDEVTENIVSTFIPAKSYPDQWDTEAMEKEIFRLYGIHADVTAWAKEEGVADKEILEKLDAQVDMLFEGKEKLYTPPIMRMIEKRILLITLDQLWKEHLLGLDHLKQGIGLRAYGQKDPLNEYKREAFKMFESMLQRLNEVVTTRLAHIELSEEQRDRQVISQRPKTTQKMKESRVDPALQRDAPVAVLEAAKTRVNPEERDPAAPESWGRVGRNEPCPCGSGKKYKQCHGQI is encoded by the coding sequence ATGAAGTTTAACTCACTGGCGAAAAAAATGTTCGGTACGGCAAACGACCGTATTTTAAAGTCAATGCAGGCTATCGTCAATCAGATAAACTCTCTGGAAGAAGGCATAAAGTCCTTATCAGACGACCAGTTAAAAAATAAAACTAGCGAATTCAAGCAGCGTTTAAAAGACGGTGCAAGCATTGATGATATATTGCCTGAAGCATTTGCGGTAGTGCGTGAGGTTAGTTGGCGTGTTATGGGTATGCGTCATTTTGACGTTCAGCTATTAGGCGGTATAATATTACATAGGGGCATGATTGCGGAGATGAAAACCGGTGAAGGTAAAACCTTATCGGCAACTCTGCCTGTTTATCTGAACGCTTTGGAAGGAAAAGGCGTGCATGTGGTGACGGTAAATGACTATCTTGCCCAGCGTGACTCTAAATGGATGGGTCAGATATACGGGTTTTTAGGAATGAGCGTATCTTGCGTTATAAACTCTCTGGACGATGAAGAGCGTCAGGCTGCCTATGGTGCGGATATCACTTACGGCACGAACAACGAGTTCGGTTTTGACTACTTACGTGACAACATGAAATTCTCAAAAGAAGAGATGGTGCAGCGTGGCTTTAATTATGCAATCGTTGATGAGGTCGACTCTATCTTAATTGATGAAGCAAGAACTCCGCTTATCATTTCAGGACCTACCGAAGATAATTCGGAGCTGTACCACAAGGTAGATAAACTGATTCCGCTTCTTGATGAAAAAGACTACGAGAAGGACGAGAAGGCTCGCTCCGTAACACTTACCGAAGACGGCACGGAGAAGATTGAACAGATATTGAAAAATGAAGGCTTGCTGGAGAAAGACGGCAATTTATATGATCTGACTTCTATATCTTTGGTACACCATATCAATCAGGCTTTACGCGCCCATACTTTATTCTCTAAAGACACCGATTATATAGTAAAAGACGGCAAAGTAATAATCATTGACGAATTTACAGGGCGTATGATGGAAGGTCGCCGTTTTTCAGACGGTATGCATCAGGCATTAGAGGCAAAGGAGAACGTACCTGTACAAAATGAAAACCAGACTTTAGCGTCCGTTACGTTCCAAAACTATTTCAGGCTGTATAACAAGCTTGCAGGTATGACGGGTACTGCAATGACGGAGGCAAATGAGTTTGCCGATATTTACAAGCTTGAAGTGGTTGCAGTACCGCCAAACTTAAAAGTTGCACGTATTGACGATAATGACGATATTTACAGTACGGCTTTAGAAAAATACGAAGCAATTGCCGATAAGATAGAAGAATGCCACAAAAGCAAGCAGCCTGTTTTAGTCGGTACTATAAGCATAGAACAATCCGAACTGGTAGCGTCTTTTTTAAAGAAAAAGAAGATACCGCATAACATATTAAACGCCAAACAACACGCAAAAGAAGCATATATAATCGCTCAGGCAGGCAGGCTCGGTGCTGTTACAATTGCCACCAATATGGCAGGTCGCGGAACTGATATCATGCTTGGCGGAAATTTTGATATGATGGTCGATGAAGAAATAACCAAATCAGGTAGCAATGCCGACCGCAAAGCGATAGAGATACGCATAAAAGAACAGATAAAGAACGAAAAGCAAAAGGTGATTGAAGCCGGAGGTCTTTTCGTACTTGGAACCGAAAGACATGAAAGCCGCAGGATAGATAATCAGTTAAGGGGGCGTTCCGGTCGTCAGGGTGACCCCGGCATGTCAAAGTTCTATTTATCTTTAGAAGATGACCTGATGCGTATTTTCGGTTCTGAAAAAATACAGGGTCTTTTAAAGACGTTCGGACTAAAGGACGGGGAGGCTATCGCCCACCCTATGATAAGCCGTTCGATAGAAAAAGCACAGCAAAAGGTAGAGGCTCATAACTACGAGATAAGAAAAAGCCTGTTAAAATTCGATGATGTTATGAATGACCAGCGTAAGGTTATCTATGAGCAGCGTCTTGAGCTTATGACTACCGAAGATGTGTCGCAGGACGTAAAGGATATGCGTGATGAAGTGACTGAGAACATAGTCAGCACATTCATTCCGGCTAAATCATATCCCGACCAGTGGGATACCGAAGCGATGGAAAAGGAGATATTCCGTCTTTACGGTATCCATGCCGATGTTACCGCATGGGCTAAAGAGGAAGGTGTTGCCGATAAAGAGATACTGGAAAAGCTGGACGCTCAGGTTGATATGTTATTCGAGGGTAAGGAAAAACTATATACCCCTCCTATCATGCGTATGATAGAAAAACGCATATTGCTTATTACACTTGACCAGTTATGGAAAGAGCATTTATTAGGTCTTGACCATCTAAAACAGGGCATAGGGCTTAGGGCATACGGTCAAAAAGACCCCCTCAACGAGTATAAGCGTGAGGCATTCAAGATGTTTGAGTCAATGCTGCAAAGGCTCAATGAGGTTGTAACCACACGCCTTGCCCATATTGAATTGAGTGAAGAACAGCGTGACAGACAGGTTATTTCGCAAAGACCGAAAACCACGCAAAAGATGAAAGAAAGCCGTGTTGACCCTGCCTTGCAACGTGATGCTCCTGTTGCGGTACTCGAAGCCGCTAAAACAAGGGTTAACCCCGAAGAAAGAGACCCCGCCGCCCCCGAAAGCTGGGGACGAGTAGGCAGGAACGAGCCATGCCCATGCGGTTCGGGTAAAAAATACAAACAGTGCCACGGTCAGATTTGA
- the lspA gene encoding signal peptidase II gives MRSLCIGLAIAFVSLAADLWSKYYIFNLIDSSPTGTIRVLPFFDLVRVHNYGVSFGMFNNLENGKLILSIVALSITIGLCVWLYKVTKMYMICALGLIIGGAAGNIYDRVKYGAVRDFIDVYIGNYHWPAFNIADSTIFIGVAILLVDSFVNRDEHKREEQKNEQNTS, from the coding sequence ATGAGATCACTTTGCATCGGACTTGCGATAGCCTTTGTATCTTTGGCTGCTGATTTATGGAGTAAATACTATATATTTAACCTCATAGACTCCTCACCTACAGGCACAATCCGTGTATTGCCCTTCTTTGATCTGGTTAGGGTACATAACTACGGTGTAAGCTTCGGCATGTTCAATAATCTTGAGAACGGCAAGTTGATTTTATCAATTGTAGCCCTATCTATTACTATAGGATTGTGTGTCTGGCTGTATAAAGTAACAAAAATGTATATGATTTGTGCTTTAGGCTTGATAATTGGAGGTGCAGCCGGTAATATATACGACCGAGTCAAATATGGTGCGGTACGCGATTTTATAGACGTATATATAGGTAATTATCATTGGCCGGCATTTAACATAGCAGACAGCACTATTTTTATAGGCGTTGCGATTTTGCTTGTTGACAGTTTTGTAAACAGGGACGAGCATAAGAGGGAGGAACAAAAAAATGAACAAAACACTAGCTAA
- a CDS encoding gamma-glutamyl-gamma-aminobutyrate hydrolase, whose protein sequence is MRPSIGITLDWQKEGTFSKRPHHALREHYFNVVEKAGGLPFGIPYAPDRINDYLDKVDGLVIPGGFFESPKKWYISDDGKSPYEPSPRLEFDLALIKSALDRDIPILGICAGMQLMGGLMGCKMTENLQEYYNTDIDHLNKKPAEEVAHYVDIKAGTLLEKITGHSRIDVNTAHREAIVETNDSVIVNCISEDGIIEGIEIPGKRFALGVQWHPEFFSENENPSFKLFKALVTASSEKTDNLCKIAAN, encoded by the coding sequence ATGCGTCCATCAATAGGTATAACTCTTGACTGGCAAAAAGAGGGGACTTTTTCAAAAAGACCGCACCATGCGTTACGTGAGCATTATTTCAATGTCGTAGAAAAAGCAGGAGGCTTGCCGTTTGGCATACCTTATGCCCCTGACAGGATAAATGACTATCTGGATAAGGTTGACGGTCTGGTAATACCCGGTGGTTTTTTTGAATCTCCTAAAAAGTGGTATATTTCAGATGACGGTAAGTCGCCATATGAACCCTCACCACGCCTTGAGTTTGATCTTGCCCTTATAAAATCGGCACTGGACAGGGATATACCGATACTCGGCATATGTGCTGGTATGCAGCTTATGGGAGGCTTAATGGGGTGCAAGATGACCGAGAACCTACAGGAATATTATAATACCGATATAGACCATTTAAACAAAAAACCTGCCGAGGAAGTTGCCCATTATGTCGATATAAAAGCAGGCACATTACTTGAAAAAATCACAGGGCATTCCCGTATTGATGTGAACACGGCTCATAGGGAGGCTATTGTTGAAACAAATGATTCGGTAATAGTTAATTGTATCTCTGAGGACGGTATAATCGAAGGCATTGAAATTCCCGGCAAACGCTTTGCTCTAGGAGTGCAGTGGCACCCTGAATTCTTCAGCGAAAATGAAAATCCCAGCTTCAAATTATTTAAAGCCCTTGTAACGGCATCATCTGAAAAAACTGATAATCTTTGCAAAATTGCAGCAAATTAA